One Elephas maximus indicus isolate mEleMax1 chromosome X, mEleMax1 primary haplotype, whole genome shotgun sequence DNA segment encodes these proteins:
- the TNMD gene encoding tenomodulin isoform X2 translates to MEHTFYSNGEKKKIYMEIDPVTRTEIFRSGNGTDETLEVHDFKNGYTGIYFVGLQKCFIKTQIKVIPEFSEPEEEIDENEEITTTFFEQSVIWVPAEKPIENRDFLKNSKILEICDNVTMYWINPTLIAVSELQDFEEDGEDLHFPTNEKKGIEQNEQWVVPQVKMEKTRHARQATEEDLPINDYTENGIEFDPMLDERGYCCIYCRRGNRYCRRVCEPLLGYYPYPYCYQGGRVICRVIMPCNWWVARMLGRV, encoded by the exons ATGGAGCACACTTTCTACAGCAACGGAGAGAAGAAGAAGATTTACATGGAAATTGATCCTGTGACCAGAACTGAAATATTCAGAAGCGGAAATGGCACTGATGAAACATTGGAAGTACATGACTTTAAAAAT GGATACACTGGCATCTACTTTGTAGGCCTTCAAAAATGTTTCATCAAAACTCAGATTAAAGTGATTCCTGAATTTTCTGAACCAGAGGAAGAAATAGATGAG aatgaagaaattacCACAACTTTCTTTGAACAATCTGTGATTTGGGTCCCAGCAGAAAAGCCTATTGAAAACCGAGACTTTCTTAAAAATTCCAAAATTCTGGAAATTTGTGATAATGTGACCATGTATTGGATCAATCCCACTCTAATAGCAG TTTCGGAGTTACAAGACTTTGAGGAGGATGGTGAAGATCTTCATTTTCCTACCAATGAAAAAAAAGGGATTGAGCAAAACGAGCAGTGGGTAGTTCCTCAAGTGAAAATGGAGAAGACCCGTCACGCCAGACAAGCAACTGAGGAAGACCTTCCAATAAATGACTAT ACTGAAAATGGAATAGAATTTGATCCCATGCTGGATGAGAGAGGTTATTGTTGTATTTACTGCCGTCGAGGCAACCGTTACTGCCGCCGCGTCTGTGAACCTTTACTAGGTTATTACCCATATCCATACTGCTACCAAGGAGGACGGGTCATCTGTCGTGTGATTATGCCTTGCAACTGGTGGGTGGCTCGCATGCTGGGGAGGGTCTAA
- the TNMD gene encoding tenomodulin isoform X1, with amino-acid sequence MKGHSEGLRILFLLFSQTYDMEHTFYSNGEKKKIYMEIDPVTRTEIFRSGNGTDETLEVHDFKNGYTGIYFVGLQKCFIKTQIKVIPEFSEPEEEIDENEEITTTFFEQSVIWVPAEKPIENRDFLKNSKILEICDNVTMYWINPTLIAVSELQDFEEDGEDLHFPTNEKKGIEQNEQWVVPQVKMEKTRHARQATEEDLPINDYTENGIEFDPMLDERGYCCIYCRRGNRYCRRVCEPLLGYYPYPYCYQGGRVICRVIMPCNWWVARMLGRV; translated from the exons ATGAAAGGACACAGTGAGGGTcttagaattttatttcttctgttctcCCAGACCTACGACATGGAGCACACTTTCTACAGCAACGGAGAGAAGAAGAAGATTTACATGGAAATTGATCCTGTGACCAGAACTGAAATATTCAGAAGCGGAAATGGCACTGATGAAACATTGGAAGTACATGACTTTAAAAAT GGATACACTGGCATCTACTTTGTAGGCCTTCAAAAATGTTTCATCAAAACTCAGATTAAAGTGATTCCTGAATTTTCTGAACCAGAGGAAGAAATAGATGAG aatgaagaaattacCACAACTTTCTTTGAACAATCTGTGATTTGGGTCCCAGCAGAAAAGCCTATTGAAAACCGAGACTTTCTTAAAAATTCCAAAATTCTGGAAATTTGTGATAATGTGACCATGTATTGGATCAATCCCACTCTAATAGCAG TTTCGGAGTTACAAGACTTTGAGGAGGATGGTGAAGATCTTCATTTTCCTACCAATGAAAAAAAAGGGATTGAGCAAAACGAGCAGTGGGTAGTTCCTCAAGTGAAAATGGAGAAGACCCGTCACGCCAGACAAGCAACTGAGGAAGACCTTCCAATAAATGACTAT ACTGAAAATGGAATAGAATTTGATCCCATGCTGGATGAGAGAGGTTATTGTTGTATTTACTGCCGTCGAGGCAACCGTTACTGCCGCCGCGTCTGTGAACCTTTACTAGGTTATTACCCATATCCATACTGCTACCAAGGAGGACGGGTCATCTGTCGTGTGATTATGCCTTGCAACTGGTGGGTGGCTCGCATGCTGGGGAGGGTCTAA